From Flavobacterium alkalisoli, the proteins below share one genomic window:
- a CDS encoding YqjF family protein: MNNTFLNAQWRKLVMMNYAVDPKILKPYVPFNTELDYFNDTCYISLVGFMFVDTKVLKLKIPFHINFEEINLRFYVKYGNTEDYKRGVVFIKEIVPRPALTFVANMLYNENYETLPTRHSWIERDDSLMVEYGWKKDDWNSIRVTADIEATDIKEGSEEEFITEHFWGYTKVNESVTSEYEVVHPRWQVYPVKDYEINVDFKNVYGPQFDFLKALKPVSVFLAEGSDIVVKKGKKLKIVTELI, from the coding sequence ATGAACAATACCTTTCTTAATGCACAATGGCGTAAGCTTGTAATGATGAATTATGCTGTAGATCCAAAGATTCTGAAGCCTTACGTACCTTTTAATACCGAACTCGATTATTTTAACGATACCTGCTATATAAGCCTTGTGGGCTTTATGTTTGTGGATACAAAAGTACTGAAGCTTAAAATCCCTTTCCATATTAATTTTGAAGAGATAAACCTTCGGTTTTATGTAAAGTACGGCAATACCGAAGATTATAAAAGGGGAGTGGTATTCATTAAGGAAATAGTACCCCGACCTGCGCTTACCTTTGTAGCTAATATGCTTTACAACGAAAACTATGAAACGCTGCCTACCCGCCATAGCTGGATAGAGCGTGACGATTCGTTAATGGTAGAATATGGTTGGAAGAAAGACGACTGGAACAGTATTAGGGTTACGGCAGACATAGAAGCTACGGATATAAAAGAGGGCAGCGAAGAAGAGTTTATTACCGAACATTTTTGGGGCTATACCAAAGTAAATGAAAGCGTAACTTCGGAATATGAAGTGGTGCATCCGCGCTGGCAGGTTTATCCTGTAAAGGATTATGAGATTAATGTAGACTTTAAAAATGTTTACGGACCTCAGTTTGATTTCCTGAAAGCACTAAAGCCTGTCTCGGTATTTTTGGCAGAAGGTTCTGATATCGTCGTTAAAAAAGGAAAGAAATTAAAAATAGTAACCGAATTGATATAA
- a CDS encoding AIR synthase related protein: protein MSSDNSKRYSLRGVSASKEDVHNAIKNIDKGLFPKAFCKIVPDYLTNDEEYCLIIHADGAGTKSSLAYMYWKETGDISVWKGIAQDALIMNIDDLLCIGAVDNIMLSSTIGRNKNLVPGEVISAIINGTEELIEELGKFGVTIHSTGGETADVGDLVRTIIVDSTVTARMKRKDVIDNANIKAGDVIVGLASYGEASYEKGYNGGMGSNGLTSARHDVFDNYLAQKYPESYDAAVPAELVYSGKTKLTDAVENSPIDAGKLVLSPTRTYAPIIKKILDKYTPNDIHGMVHCSGGAQTKVLHFVDNVHVIKDNLFPVPPLFKLIQEQSGTDWKEMYQVFNCGHRMELYVPQEIAEDIISISKSFNVDAQIVGRVEASDKKELTITSEYGTFTY from the coding sequence ATGAGTTCTGATAACAGCAAACGCTATAGCCTAAGGGGAGTTTCGGCTTCTAAAGAGGATGTTCACAATGCTATTAAAAACATAGATAAAGGCTTATTTCCAAAAGCTTTCTGTAAAATTGTACCCGACTATCTAACAAACGATGAGGAGTACTGCCTTATCATTCATGCCGATGGTGCAGGTACTAAGTCGTCACTGGCTTATATGTACTGGAAAGAAACGGGAGACATTTCTGTATGGAAAGGTATAGCTCAGGATGCCCTTATCATGAACATAGACGATCTTCTTTGTATAGGTGCTGTAGATAACATTATGTTGTCATCTACCATAGGGCGTAATAAGAACCTTGTTCCGGGTGAGGTTATCTCGGCTATCATTAACGGTACCGAAGAACTTATTGAGGAGTTAGGGAAATTTGGTGTAACCATCCATTCTACAGGTGGGGAGACTGCCGATGTGGGCGACCTTGTTCGTACAATTATAGTAGACTCTACAGTAACTGCACGTATGAAACGTAAGGATGTTATTGATAACGCTAACATTAAAGCCGGTGATGTTATCGTGGGCCTTGCTTCTTATGGTGAAGCGTCTTACGAAAAAGGATACAACGGTGGTATGGGAAGTAACGGACTTACTTCTGCACGTCATGATGTGTTTGATAATTACCTGGCTCAAAAATATCCAGAGAGCTACGATGCTGCTGTTCCGGCAGAGCTTGTTTACTCAGGAAAAACCAAACTTACCGATGCTGTTGAAAACAGCCCTATAGATGCCGGTAAGCTTGTACTGTCGCCTACACGTACGTATGCGCCAATCATCAAAAAGATACTTGATAAATATACTCCAAACGATATTCACGGTATGGTACACTGCAGTGGTGGTGCACAAACTAAGGTGCTTCACTTTGTAGATAATGTACACGTAATAAAAGATAATCTTTTCCCTGTACCGCCATTATTTAAGCTTATACAGGAACAGAGTGGTACCGACTGGAAAGAGATGTACCAGGTGTTTAACTGCGGTCACCGTATGGAGCTTTATGTTCCGCAGGAAATTGCCGAAGACATTATTTCAATCTCTAAATCATTTAATGTAGATGCACAAATCGTAGGAAGGGTAGAGGCTTCTGATAAGAAAGAGCTTACCATTACCAGCGAATACGGTACATTTACTTACTAA
- a CDS encoding endonuclease III domain-containing protein, which translates to MDLFNEQTDWGKALKPLIAKYKGAKHPLEYKNIYQLLVMVVLSAQDSDAHINKVAPKFFKEFPNMKALAKANTEELTAILSEVRFHGNKIAWLQDIASTVKEDKNIPMTMKELTALKGVGRKSANVIMREAGVPVEGIMADLHVIRVAPHLGIAQGKDAVKIEKQMMEVIPKDMWADAGMAISYLGRETCRPSNPKHSECVMKDVCEYYHNEKKK; encoded by the coding sequence ATGGATTTATTTAACGAACAAACCGACTGGGGTAAAGCGCTTAAACCACTTATAGCCAAATATAAAGGTGCAAAGCATCCGTTAGAATATAAAAACATTTACCAACTGTTGGTAATGGTTGTGCTTTCTGCACAGGACAGCGATGCCCATATCAATAAAGTTGCACCTAAATTCTTTAAGGAGTTTCCTAACATGAAAGCTTTGGCAAAAGCCAATACAGAAGAACTTACCGCAATACTGAGCGAGGTGCGTTTTCACGGCAACAAAATTGCCTGGTTACAGGACATTGCTTCTACCGTTAAAGAAGACAAAAATATCCCTATGACCATGAAAGAGCTTACCGCACTTAAAGGTGTAGGGCGTAAATCGGCAAATGTGATAATGCGTGAAGCCGGTGTACCTGTAGAAGGCATTATGGCCGATCTTCATGTTATTCGTGTTGCTCCCCATTTAGGCATAGCTCAGGGGAAAGATGCTGTTAAGATAGAAAAACAGATGATGGAGGTTATTCCGAAAGATATGTGGGCTGATGCCGGTATGGCGATATCTTACCTGGGTCGTGAAACCTGTAGGCCCAGTAACCCAAAACACAGTGAATGCGTTATGAAAGACGTTTGTGAATACTATCACAATGAAAAGAAAAAGTAA
- a CDS encoding protein kinase family protein has protein sequence MKKLFLASALLLAAITASAGVTVKSNTVCILKQEQDVYKKIKVTEIPKEVLDKIHKNYGDYEIKEAYKSDEGNYKLLLMKDGIGLTASFTKAGDLIKIYS, from the coding sequence ATGAAAAAACTATTTTTGGCCTCAGCCTTGCTACTGGCTGCTATTACAGCCTCAGCAGGAGTTACTGTAAAAAGTAATACAGTTTGTATTTTAAAACAGGAGCAGGACGTATATAAAAAGATTAAAGTAACGGAAATACCTAAAGAGGTTCTTGATAAAATTCATAAAAACTATGGTGATTATGAGATTAAAGAAGCTTATAAGTCTGACGAAGGTAATTATAAACTGTTACTGATGAAAGACGGTATAGGGTTAACAGCGTCGTTTACAAAAGCAGGCGACCTTATTAAAATTTATTCCTAA
- a CDS encoding trehalase family glycosidase: MRQNNIKTSRNYSLYIGVTLAVSTFGIFMSCNDKFVESQTVFDLPVDKTMQELLAGYDTDGDKKITKDDAPNKDYFMVSTKGDTVIIRNTYYLSNLLQELAIAHENAQESALITLRQIQEPPAERISRRIRTQFWDDLTRTIDENGINRITDDDKMHDERRRIYVPYDDNVGIAYFKNLQKKMPNLDVVVLPKEITAEYVQSINNNPGILALKIENNKGVPFVVPGGRFNEMYGWDSYFEGIGLIIDHRLDLAKGMVDNFCYQIEHYGKILNANRSYYLTRTQPPFLSSYIREVYSAMHPKDKKWLEESLRTAIKEYENVWMHGKRYTPETGLNRFYAGGIGIPPETEPGHFKAVLQEYADKYNMSVSEFEEQYKAGTIKDSLLDRYFVHDRTLRESGHDTSWRLDNIAADLNCVDINALLYKYEKDFEFLIGTYFKDSFTVNGKTYTSSYWSEKAENRRELMQKYLWDENAGCYFDYNFKKNEITDYMSATNFFPLWSGLCTPQQARKMVPVLMSELKAKGGILASSKASLEKYKTNDVQRQWDYPNGWAPHQMLLWKGLINYGYENEARELIYRWLWTITQNAVDYNGTIPEKYDVVNTTHKVYAEYGNVGTEFAYITKSGFGWMNASYQYGLSLLPQEYIQKLDNLENPDVVFGE; encoded by the coding sequence ATGAGGCAAAACAATATAAAGACCTCCCGCAACTACTCCTTATATATAGGAGTTACCCTTGCGGTTAGCACATTTGGTATATTTATGAGTTGCAACGATAAATTTGTTGAGAGCCAAACCGTATTTGACCTTCCTGTGGATAAAACCATGCAGGAACTTTTAGCTGGTTATGATACCGATGGTGATAAGAAAATAACAAAAGACGACGCGCCTAACAAAGACTACTTTATGGTAAGTACTAAAGGCGACACCGTTATTATAAGGAACACCTATTATTTATCTAACCTTTTACAGGAGCTTGCCATTGCACACGAAAATGCGCAGGAAAGCGCCCTTATAACCTTAAGACAGATTCAGGAACCTCCTGCCGAACGCATTTCGCGCCGCATACGTACCCAGTTTTGGGACGACCTTACCCGAACAATAGACGAAAACGGCATTAACCGTATTACGGACGACGATAAAATGCATGACGAACGCAGGCGTATTTACGTTCCGTATGATGATAATGTAGGGATTGCTTACTTTAAGAACCTACAGAAAAAAATGCCCAATCTTGATGTGGTAGTCCTACCTAAAGAGATTACGGCAGAATATGTACAGTCCATTAATAACAATCCGGGAATATTAGCCCTAAAGATTGAGAATAACAAAGGAGTGCCCTTTGTTGTTCCCGGCGGAAGGTTTAACGAAATGTATGGCTGGGACAGTTATTTTGAAGGCATAGGCCTTATTATAGACCACAGACTTGACCTTGCCAAAGGCATGGTAGACAATTTTTGCTATCAGATAGAGCATTACGGTAAGATTCTTAATGCTAATAGATCGTATTACTTAACGCGTACGCAACCGCCTTTTCTTTCCTCTTATATAAGAGAGGTGTACAGTGCCATGCACCCTAAAGATAAAAAATGGCTGGAAGAAAGTCTGCGTACAGCCATAAAGGAGTATGAAAATGTATGGATGCACGGTAAACGCTATACTCCCGAAACCGGACTTAACCGTTTTTATGCCGGAGGGATAGGCATACCTCCCGAAACAGAACCCGGACATTTTAAGGCGGTATTACAGGAATATGCCGACAAGTATAACATGTCGGTTTCAGAATTTGAAGAACAATACAAGGCAGGCACTATAAAAGACAGCCTTTTAGACCGCTATTTTGTACACGACCGTACCCTCCGCGAAAGCGGCCACGACACCAGCTGGCGACTGGACAATATAGCTGCCGACCTGAATTGTGTTGATATTAATGCACTCCTATATAAATATGAGAAGGATTTTGAGTTTTTAATAGGCACCTATTTTAAGGACAGCTTTACCGTAAACGGAAAAACCTATACTTCGTCTTACTGGAGTGAAAAGGCAGAAAACCGCAGGGAACTGATGCAAAAATACCTGTGGGATGAAAATGCGGGCTGCTATTTTGATTACAACTTTAAAAAGAATGAAATTACCGATTATATGTCGGCGACAAATTTCTTCCCTTTATGGTCTGGGTTATGCACCCCACAGCAGGCTCGTAAAATGGTTCCGGTACTTATGAGCGAACTTAAAGCCAAAGGCGGTATTCTTGCCTCTTCTAAAGCTTCCCTTGAAAAATATAAAACCAACGATGTACAGCGACAGTGGGACTACCCTAACGGATGGGCTCCGCATCAAATGCTGCTCTGGAAAGGACTTATAAATTACGGTTACGAAAATGAGGCCCGCGAACTGATTTACCGCTGGCTCTGGACCATTACCCAAAACGCCGTGGATTACAACGGTACTATTCCTGAAAAATATGACGTGGTAAACACCACCCATAAAGTATATGCGGAGTATGGTAATGTAGGTACCGAGTTTGCTTATATAACCAAGTCGGGGTTTGGGTGGATGAATGCGTCCTATCAATACGGGCTATCACTATTACCACAGGAGTACATTCAAAAACTGGATAATCTTGAAAATCCGGATGTGGTTTTTGGGGAGTAA
- a CDS encoding GIY-YIG nuclease family protein, protein MFQTVDKHNYYIYILTNKSKSVLYIGFTTDLKDRLHFHQYPEAHSKSFTARYKCFNLIYWEHYTEVQAAIDRETQLKKWSRSKKENLINEVNPDWRFLNNEI, encoded by the coding sequence ATGTTTCAAACTGTTGATAAACACAACTATTATATTTATATTCTTACGAATAAAAGTAAGAGTGTATTATATATAGGGTTTACAACCGATTTAAAAGACAGGTTGCATTTTCATCAATACCCTGAAGCGCATTCAAAATCTTTTACGGCAAGATATAAATGTTTTAACCTTATTTATTGGGAACATTATACGGAAGTTCAGGCAGCGATTGACAGAGAGACTCAACTTAAAAAATGGAGTAGAAGTAAAAAAGAAAATCTGATTAATGAGGTTAACCCGGATTGGAGATTTTTGAATAATGAAATTTGA
- the thrS gene encoding threonine--tRNA ligase, which translates to MINITLPDGSVKKFDAGVTPLDVAMSISEGLARNVISASFNGTTVETKTPLTTDGSLILYTWNDKEGKKAFWHSTSHVLAQALQEMYSGIKLTIGPAIDNGFYYDVDFGEHTITDKDFKAIEDRVLAISREKHEFKMRSATKAEALEFYKNENNPYKVELIENLEDGTITFCDHATFTDLCRGGHIPNTGIIKAMKIMSVAGAYWRGDEKNKQLTRVYGISFPKQKDLTEYLELLEEAKRRDHRKLGKELELFAFSSKVGQGLPLWLPKGAALRDRLEQFLKKAQKKAGYEQVVTPHIGQKELYVTSGHYAKYGADSFQPIHTPNEGEEFLLKPMNCPHHCEIYNTKPWSYKDLPKRYAEFGTVYRYEQSGELHGLTRVRGFTQDDAHIFCTPDQLDEEFKKVIDLVLYVFSSLGFENFSAQISLRDQENREKYIGSDENWEKAENAIINAAKDKGLNTVVEYGEAAFYGPKLDFMVKDALGRQWQLGTIQVDYNLPERFDLTYKGADNELHRPVMIHRAPFGSMERFIAILLENTAGNFPLWLMPEQAIILSLSEKYENYAKKVLDLLENHEIRALIDNRNETIGKKIREAEVKKLPFMLIVGEEEEKNGTISVRKHGDAGKSNQTMTIEEFASLVKEEINKTLKAF; encoded by the coding sequence ATGATAAATATTACATTACCGGACGGTTCAGTCAAGAAGTTCGACGCAGGGGTAACTCCCCTGGATGTTGCCATGAGCATTAGTGAGGGATTAGCAAGAAACGTGATTTCTGCATCTTTTAATGGTACAACAGTTGAAACCAAGACCCCGCTGACGACCGACGGTTCATTAATATTATATACCTGGAACGATAAAGAGGGTAAAAAGGCTTTTTGGCACTCTACTTCTCACGTTTTAGCACAGGCTCTACAGGAAATGTATTCTGGCATCAAGCTTACTATTGGCCCTGCTATAGACAATGGTTTTTATTATGACGTAGACTTTGGCGAGCATACCATTACCGATAAGGACTTTAAAGCTATTGAAGACCGCGTGCTGGCCATTTCCAGAGAAAAACACGAGTTTAAAATGCGTTCTGCCACTAAAGCAGAAGCACTTGAATTTTATAAAAATGAGAACAACCCTTATAAGGTTGAGCTTATAGAAAACCTTGAAGACGGTACCATCACTTTTTGTGATCACGCTACTTTTACCGATTTATGCCGTGGAGGACACATTCCTAACACCGGTATAATTAAGGCTATGAAGATTATGAGCGTTGCCGGTGCCTACTGGAGAGGTGACGAAAAGAACAAACAGCTTACACGTGTATACGGTATATCTTTCCCTAAACAGAAAGACCTTACCGAGTACCTTGAGCTGCTTGAAGAGGCTAAAAGACGTGACCACAGGAAACTGGGTAAAGAGCTTGAGCTTTTTGCGTTCTCATCTAAAGTAGGACAGGGATTACCTTTATGGTTACCTAAGGGCGCTGCCCTTCGTGACCGTTTAGAGCAGTTCCTTAAAAAGGCGCAGAAGAAAGCAGGATATGAGCAGGTGGTTACTCCGCACATAGGGCAAAAAGAGCTTTATGTAACATCGGGCCACTATGCAAAATATGGTGCAGACAGCTTCCAGCCTATCCACACTCCAAACGAGGGTGAGGAATTCTTACTAAAACCAATGAACTGTCCGCATCACTGCGAGATATACAATACAAAACCATGGTCTTACAAAGACCTTCCTAAGCGTTATGCTGAGTTTGGTACTGTATACCGTTATGAGCAGAGTGGTGAGCTTCACGGCTTAACACGCGTTCGCGGATTTACTCAGGATGATGCACACATCTTCTGTACTCCGGATCAGCTTGACGAAGAGTTCAAAAAAGTAATCGACCTTGTACTGTATGTATTCAGTTCACTTGGTTTTGAAAACTTTAGCGCACAGATTTCATTAAGAGATCAGGAAAACAGGGAGAAATATATAGGTAGCGACGAAAACTGGGAAAAAGCAGAAAATGCTATTATTAACGCAGCTAAAGACAAAGGCCTTAACACTGTGGTTGAATATGGCGAGGCTGCGTTTTATGGGCCGAAGCTGGACTTCATGGTAAAAGATGCATTAGGCAGGCAGTGGCAGTTGGGTACTATCCAGGTAGACTACAACCTTCCTGAGCGTTTTGACCTGACTTACAAAGGTGCCGATAACGAACTTCACCGTCCGGTTATGATTCACCGTGCGCCGTTTGGATCTATGGAAAGATTCATCGCAATTTTGCTTGAAAATACAGCCGGAAACTTCCCGCTTTGGTTAATGCCGGAGCAGGCTATCATACTGTCTCTTAGTGAGAAATATGAAAATTATGCTAAAAAAGTTTTAGATTTGCTGGAAAATCACGAAATTCGCGCCCTAATTGATAACCGAAACGAGACAATTGGTAAGAAAATACGTGAGGCCGAAGTTAAAAAGCTTCCGTTTATGCTGATTGTAGGTGAGGAAGAAGAAAAGAATGGTACGATTTCTGTACGTAAACATGGCGATGCAGGTAAATCGAACCAAACAATGACAATTGAAGAGTTTGCTTCTTTAGTAAAAGAAGAAATAAATAAGACACTAAAAGCATTCTAA
- the infC gene encoding translation initiation factor IF-3 gives MAIRNNRGYQPRVEKKDPHKINKEIRVPEVRLVGENVETGVYRTSQALQMAEEQELDLVEISPNAAPPVCKIMDYKKFLYEQKKRDKMLKAKSSQITVKEIRFGPQTDEHDYEFKRKNAEKFLKEGSKLKAFVFFKGRSIIYKEQGQILLLRLAQDLEEYGKVESMPVLEGKRMIMFIAPKKKK, from the coding sequence ATAGCAATAAGAAACAACAGAGGTTACCAACCTCGAGTAGAAAAAAAAGATCCTCACAAAATTAACAAGGAAATCAGAGTTCCTGAAGTAAGACTTGTGGGCGAAAATGTAGAAACGGGAGTATACAGAACATCTCAGGCCCTTCAAATGGCTGAGGAACAGGAACTGGATTTGGTAGAAATTTCGCCAAACGCAGCGCCGCCTGTATGCAAGATAATGGATTATAAGAAGTTTCTTTACGAGCAAAAGAAACGCGATAAAATGCTTAAGGCAAAATCTTCACAAATTACAGTGAAGGAAATTCGTTTCGGACCTCAGACTGATGAGCACGATTACGAGTTTAAAAGAAAAAATGCCGAGAAATTCCTGAAAGAGGGTTCAAAGCTAAAAGCTTTTGTATTCTTTAAAGGACGTTCTATTATATACAAAGAACAGGGACAGATTCTTTTATTAAGGCTGGCTCAGGATCTTGAAGAGTATGGTAAAGTAGAATCTATGCCGGTACTTGAAGGAAAAAGGATGATAATGTTTATCGCTCCTAAGAAAAAGAAATAA
- the rpmI gene encoding 50S ribosomal protein L35: MPKMKTKSSAKKRFKVTGSGKIKRKHAFKSHILTKKSKKRKLALTHSTLVHKTDERSVKEQLRLI; encoded by the coding sequence ATGCCTAAAATGAAAACTAAATCCAGTGCCAAAAAGCGCTTTAAAGTGACAGGTTCTGGTAAAATCAAAAGAAAGCACGCTTTCAAAAGTCACATCCTGACTAAAAAATCTAAAAAGCGTAAGCTAGCTCTAACTCACTCTACTCTTGTTCACAAGACAGATGAGAGAAGCGTAAAAGAGCAATTAAGACTTATCTAA
- the rplT gene encoding 50S ribosomal protein L20 codes for MPRAVNSVASRARRKRVLKQAKGFFGRRKNVWTVAKNAVEKAMAYSYRDRKQKKRNFRALWIMRINAGARLHGMSYSQFMGKVKANGIELNRKVLADLAMNHPEAFAAIVNKVK; via the coding sequence ATGCCAAGAGCAGTAAATTCAGTTGCTTCAAGAGCTAGAAGAAAAAGAGTATTGAAGCAAGCCAAAGGATTCTTTGGAAGACGTAAAAACGTTTGGACAGTAGCTAAAAACGCGGTTGAGAAAGCAATGGCTTACTCTTACCGTGACAGAAAACAAAAGAAGAGAAACTTCCGTGCATTATGGATCATGCGTATTAACGCTGGTGCAAGACTACACGGTATGAGCTACTCTCAATTCATGGGTAAAGTTAAAGCTAACGGTATTGAACTTAATCGTAAAGTTCTTGCTGACCTTGCTATGAACCACCCTGAAGCTTTTGCAGCTATCGTTAATAAAGTTAAATAA
- a CDS encoding asparagine synthetase B — protein sequence MLLKKHYILLLFLLTPFLGRASMILVPMDETSQQNHLKAYGITYWVLEKNYKASWLLNYRGGSFLLPDAEEIRRECQIRGVSFEILSDAQANAIQDEISSPSQNMETVILEKAPKIAVYTPAGKQPWDDAVTLVLTYAEIPFETIYDEEVLNDALLLYDWLHLHHEDFTGQYGRFFGAYRNAPWYIEQKKEAEELAARLGYNKVSEEKMAVADKIRDYVIGGGFMFAMCSATDSFDIALSAEGVDICEPMFDNDPSDPNYQSRIDYSKTFAFKDYTLERNPIVYEFSDIDMTTKRKVLMDNDYFTLMEYSAKWDPIPTMLCQNHTQLVKGFMGQTTSFDENLIKSNVLIMGQNLQNGEARYIHGTKGKGMFTFYGGHDPEDYQHRVGDAPTVLDLHPNSPGYRLILNNVLFPAARKKKLKT from the coding sequence ATGCTTCTTAAAAAACACTACATACTCTTATTATTTCTTTTAACGCCGTTTTTAGGGCGTGCCTCTATGATTTTAGTCCCAATGGATGAGACGTCCCAACAAAACCATTTAAAGGCTTACGGGATAACCTATTGGGTTTTAGAGAAGAATTATAAGGCAAGCTGGCTGCTTAATTACAGAGGAGGCTCTTTTTTGCTTCCGGATGCCGAGGAGATAAGGCGCGAATGCCAGATAAGAGGGGTTAGTTTTGAAATACTGTCAGACGCGCAGGCTAATGCCATTCAGGATGAAATTAGCAGTCCGTCTCAAAATATGGAGACCGTTATTCTTGAAAAAGCACCTAAGATTGCGGTATATACCCCGGCGGGAAAACAACCGTGGGATGATGCTGTAACCTTGGTGCTTACTTACGCCGAGATTCCGTTTGAGACTATTTATGATGAGGAAGTGCTTAATGATGCCCTTTTACTATATGACTGGCTGCATTTGCACCACGAAGACTTTACAGGGCAATACGGTAGGTTTTTTGGAGCATACCGTAACGCGCCGTGGTATATAGAGCAGAAGAAGGAGGCGGAAGAACTGGCTGCCAGACTGGGATACAACAAGGTGTCGGAAGAAAAGATGGCGGTTGCCGATAAGATAAGAGACTATGTAATAGGCGGTGGCTTTATGTTTGCTATGTGTTCTGCAACTGATAGTTTTGATATTGCGCTTTCGGCAGAAGGAGTGGATATTTGCGAACCTATGTTTGATAATGATCCTAGCGATCCTAATTATCAGTCGAGAATAGATTACAGCAAAACATTTGCTTTTAAGGATTATACCTTAGAGCGTAATCCTATAGTTTATGAATTCTCCGATATTGATATGACTACCAAACGCAAGGTGCTTATGGATAACGACTACTTTACCCTGATGGAGTATTCGGCTAAATGGGACCCAATCCCTACCATGCTTTGCCAAAACCATACACAGCTTGTAAAAGGCTTTATGGGGCAAACGACATCGTTTGACGAGAACTTAATCAAATCAAATGTATTGATTATGGGGCAGAACCTGCAAAACGGAGAAGCAAGATACATTCACGGTACAAAAGGGAAAGGAATGTTTACCTTTTACGGAGGGCATGACCCGGAAGATTACCAGCACCGGGTAGGTGATGCACCTACGGTTTTGGACCTGCATCCTAATTCACCGGGTTACAGGCTAATTCTTAATAATGTACTGTTCCCTGCAGCAAGGAAAAAGAAACTTAAAACATAA
- a CDS encoding TfoX/Sxy family protein, whose amino-acid sequence MAIKTGMPADAILMDRVRGLLLLALPPNPDVEEKKMFNGVAFMVNGKMCICVSNDEIMCRINPLIHEEMVEKPGCRAMEMKGKPYKGFVYVENNAIAGRDNLNFWINLCLEYNPLAKASAKKKKK is encoded by the coding sequence TTGGCAATAAAAACAGGTATGCCGGCCGATGCAATTTTAATGGATAGGGTAAGGGGGCTTTTATTACTGGCCTTGCCGCCCAATCCGGATGTGGAAGAAAAGAAAATGTTTAACGGGGTTGCCTTTATGGTAAACGGTAAAATGTGTATTTGTGTAAGCAACGACGAAATAATGTGCCGCATTAACCCGTTAATTCATGAGGAAATGGTGGAGAAACCCGGTTGCAGGGCTATGGAAATGAAAGGTAAGCCATATAAAGGTTTTGTGTATGTTGAAAACAACGCCATAGCAGGCAGGGATAACCTTAACTTTTGGATTAACCTGTGTTTGGAATACAATCCGTTGGCAAAAGCTTCTGCCAAAAAGAAAAAGAAATAG